One Gossypium hirsutum isolate 1008001.06 chromosome A08, Gossypium_hirsutum_v2.1, whole genome shotgun sequence genomic window, ttttgtcatttttagtttttacttttcAAAGTTTATAATTTTAAACTTTATGAAGTTAAGTTTAGTTGTTTCTGAAATTTGATGCGACAAACTTactatcatatgtgtaatgtcatatcaatttatcattttcatatattactcactaaaaatcttGTGAATAGATTAACAATTATAAACTTATGTGATTGGCTTGATGGCCAAGAGATATTTACCCATCGAACCCACCCAATTTTAAGCCTCCAAGAAGCAAAGGGTAGACCTTTATTTGGGTAGCTCTCTTTGGATGTAGTGTGTGCGTGTATCCTTACTCTGTGTGTACTAATCCTCCAATTGTACAATATCCAAAAAATGAATTGATAATTGTCGTTTGTATCaatactgaaattttaaaattcgataaatataaaaaattagaatgGTCTTATTGGAGAATATGAACTAAATATACATCTGTacacataatatatatgattagtaattgaatttaatttaacGAATGTAATTGTACTATTTGATtcaggactaaaatttcaaaattcagaaaGTACAATGACGACTAGATAATTCAacaagtaaaattattaaaattaatcaaattaaattatatagactaaatccacaactttcataaattacatgaattaataatagaatttaacaaaaattttataatgtgTACTAGTCATAAATCTCCTAACCTACCTTCCTTTCGAGCTCCCTTAATGCTTCGTCACTCGAACACTCGTTTTCAATTTgcctctctctttttctctttatgtttttttttggtggaagagaaaaaaaaagtaattagaTTCCAttaaggcttagtttggatgggcgattgggtgcggtgcagtgtgtttaacttattttttgtctcacgcaatagtatcgctacagtatctaatctcaccgccaccgctgtttttacactaaccgtaggtaaacgcaccgcccatccaaactcacccgaAATTGAACTAGACAAAAGTGTCATCTGCTTTATCATAATATAAGATTGTTAAAACCTCCCTAAGCATATTATCACCCTGAAACCTTCCTCCCTctcttttgtttcctttttcgTTTTTATGAAATAGATTTATTTATGAGATGGatgaatgataaaatttttaaaaaaaatattcgatttattaaaaaaattcatataactattttaaaataataaatattttatattaatatttatatattttataattaaatttaaaataaattttttaaaattaaaatcaagttgaGTTGTACATTTTAAAAGCAAAAAATCTTTACTCAAAACCAATCCATAAATACATCCACATCTACTACAGATGAATAAAACTATGATTCAtccattgttgttgttgtttttttttttttcagtccTCTATTGTAGGTTGAATAGCGATTGGTAGGGTTTTCCTGCTCGTCCATGGAACCTTGTGATATATTTTcgtaatttaacaaataattttaatatattaacaattaaatttaaattttaaaatctaaaggaaataaataaaattttccaaatataaaaaaaatacgttGCATATCTTGAAAAATGAATGTGGGACTGGCTTTAACAATGTGGTAATTATTAGTGGGGTTGCGTTAAATTAAAGAATGTAAGGTtgaatatgattatttttatcaATCGGTCAGTTTCATACGCAGAGAAAAaacccataaatattaaatatatatatgtatggacTCACCTAAGCTTTTTGTTTGCATTTATGAAGTCTTCTGCTTCTTGCACATTTAATTAATCGGTCACCTTTTGGTTACAACTACtagagattaatttttttttagaaaggaACTTTAAATTCACACTACAATGAGACATTGACTACGAGAGTTTTAGTTTGaactgaatttaataattataatttagttttaatggaatattagtttaattaatgttattattacaataatttaaaaaaaaaaggtggaTTCAGacatatatttattatgtttaaatttaaaagtttaaagatAAAGTTAATAGTTTAAAATGTAtgagaaataattttaaattagtttttcttTTACCTGAATACctaaataaatctataaaaaccTTTAATTCCagagtaaatataaaaaatttcacgATTTCATTAAAACTTGAACTCAACATTgctatgaaactaaagcttaattgagaataataatatagatatgaGATAATGTTTGTAATGTTTCAGAATCAGATCAATAATTTTCAATtcgtttaaatatttaattaattttttaaatcgaaCAAATTAATCTATACTAATTCATAAATTAATCagagtttttatattattttagatttatataTCAATGAATTCCTCACCTAATCAATTAGATTATAAAAACACTGAATATTTAATGAGATTTTCACAAATgatttttcataatataaaaatattgaattcaAACCCATAAATTAAATTTGCATTATTAAATCTATGTCCGCAGTCGTACGTAATCCATAGTTATTTGCACACAAATATTAAAGTTTGAATCAACAGTGAATTGAATGAAGTGAGTTGAAAGCCATTAGAAAGATCTGCATGTACAAGATGTCCAACAATCCAACTTCCAATTTTCAGGACGTGCCATGGAAACATCGATTTTTCAGTTCCATGATCGGCTTCGCCGTTAACTTCTCTCGCCGTTCCGACGGCACCATCAACCGCTACATCATGAACCTCTTCGACTTCAAAGCTCCTCCCTCCCAACAGCTCTTCGACGGCGTCAAAACATCCGACACCGTCGTCGACGCCACTCGCAACTTATACTTCCGCCTCTTTCTTCCTTCCCTAAATCAAGACGACGACGTGCCAGTCATCGTCTATTTTCACGGCGGTGGTTTTGCATATTTGTCGGCAAGTTCCATACCTTGCGATGACTTTTGTCGAAGGCTTTGTAAGAAAACCGGTGCAGTGATTATATCTGTAAACTACCGGTTGGCCCcagtgttgttccaatagggtcggaagcgtgtaaattattgtactaaaaaatcacacaaagttcaattcacagggaagagaggtggatcacatggacctcttaaataccaagtctttcattagacagaatatcccttctatagtaatttaatagcacaattaaatactactattataccctcaaatattgaaagaaaaataggacaagaaagaacacaagagttttaacgaggttcggtaaattatacctacgtcctcgggcactaacaccagatgataactttactatcttcaaagtattacaaacaaatagaattccttaagaattctcaaatgggagaaaaagaaaattaagagagaaagattggttgggatgaattgaaatgagaaatgagaaggcctatttatagttgaggtttaaggaccaaacaataaatagcccattatctcaaggaccaaaaaaaaattatcccttgccacttttctaAAGTTGGTGGTtatcattattgattgtctcccattaatgttaaatggcaaccattattaattgttttccattaatgttaacaccCAGAGCATAAATACCCATCACAATACGATGACGGATTTGATGTCTTGAAATTCATCGACGACAAGGCTAATACCAAAAACCTTCCCTTCAATGTTAACTTAAAGCAGCGCTTCATCGCCGGCAATAGTGCCGGCGGCAACTTGGCGCACCATATGGCAGTGAAAGCGTGCGAGTACGGATTAAGAAATGTGAAGCTGATAGGGTTAATAGCAATACAACCGTTCTTCGGCGGGGAAGAAAGGACAGAATCGGAGACCAGAATAGTTGACGCGCCGATTATATCAGTGAAGGGTACGGACTGGTTATGGAAGGCGTTTTTGCCGGAAGGGTCGGATCGGAACCATCCAGCTTGCAATGTGTTTGGGCCAAAATCGGTGCATGATATATCGAGGTTGAAGTTTCTGGCGACAATGGTGGTGGTCGGAGGGTTTGACCCGATGCATGATTGGCAAATAAGGTACTACAAAGGGTTGAAGAAATGCGGGAAAGAAGCATGTTTGATTAAGTATCCCCATGCTTTTCACACTTTTTATGGTGTCCCAGAATTGAAAGAGACTTGTCTGTTAATGGAGGCAGTGAAGGGCTTCATAGagagattaattaatttaaataaagagGGGTGCAGTTAGAACTCGCCCATCAGTCGGGTCAGATAATAATGCAACACTATTGAGTTTATATCAAATCTAtcacttaattttcctttttaattactttaaaattttctaataattttttttatactttagattaaatatatataaacttttaagtGATAATGTGGCAAAATAGTGTGACCtctaaatctaaatctaaatcttaacaaaattcaagtttaaaagttaaattaaaaaaaaattatcaagattCAAACCTAATGTGgaccaaaataaatttcaaataagactaaattttaaaaagtacttttaactttaaaacacTGCTCAAATTCTAAAAAATCCTTTTGCTGGTATGGAAAATTTTAGCATTTCTTAAACCAAAATCACTTTTGATTggttaattacttttttttcatccatttttcttctcgCAGAACACACCTAGTATCCCAATTCCTTCTTCATTTTCTCTATCAAAATTTATTCTCtggtttttctcttttattttcttcaattctTCCATTTTCTTCTAAGGTTTTTGctgctctctctctctttctttccactCCCCTAATCCTGTCTTCTCATTTTAACTCCCcatttaattttttcctttttttcccaTTTCAGGTTAAGCAATGGCATACCAAAGGACTACGAACTCAACAGGTGCATTTCAAAATGGCTGGGGTAGGTAACTGGCACAAGAGCACATGAACCAATATTGGCACATAATATGAAAGCAATGGCATGTGTCTGATATTCATTCTCCAGTAAAATATGCAGCATTTACTTGTGATAAATGGCTCCCTTGGTTCAAGCCTATTAACATTTTTACCATATTAGCCTATCAGTTTTGAGTTGTACATTACCTGATCAGGCACGAAGGTCCAACATGTATTCCTCTCCACAGGCACATTTAATCACATGAGAAATCCCCTGTAAGACAAGGACGCACCTATTAATAATCTTGCTAGGAAAAGAACTGGCCTAAGAGACTTTTAAGATGGTGGAATCATCGAATTATCTCGTGCAAGCGAACCAGAAACATTCAACCATCTGAATTACCACATCCGAAGGCCGCTTCATGAAACAGAAAGCATAATCTAAAACCATATATCTACCTTTATTTGTTCAAGATGGTCCTGCAGTGAGCAAAGATACTCAGTTTCTCCGTCTTTATCTGATAGAAGTGCTTTGTATTCTTCTTCAAGTGCCATTACACTTATTTCCAACAGCTCCGGCTATAGTTACAAACAAAATTTGTACGAAACTAAGAAAACTGTAACAGATACATAAACTGTACATAAAGTAGCAAGTATGCAACCATTTCACATCATATACTATTTGGTATGcaactcaatcaaacatttgCAAGGATTATGAATGACAGTTCTCTAATGGCATACTTGTATAACTTTCATGCTTGTAAACAAGCTCACAGTTGTATGAAAGAATTTCAGTAAGCAATTCACCTTAAAATGGTTTGATCCGAGCTTTGCTTGCTCAATAGACTCCTTAATCTGAAAAAAGGAAAACCATGAAAGAATtctaaaaataaggaaaataatatccggaaatattttaaatattttgcttAAAATGGAACAATCAGAATTCTAAAAATAAGGAAGCTAAAAATAAGCTTCGGTTGTAAATATAGAAAGCAATCCACTTTGTATTTTAGATAAATGGATAAAACCGCTTCCATCCAAATGAAATAACTTACATATAATTGAGTCACATTAGTAAAAGGAATTATGTATTTATGAAGCAttcatgtatttttatatatcataataaagTTTAAGgtcttatatatttatataaactttgatatgttaataattcgtcttatataaattttgatacattTATACATTTGTATTGATGCTATTTTTTATGTAGTGTGTGTCCGCTTCAATTTATCTACTAACCTTTTTATTATCTCTCACGAGTTTGGCTTTCATTTGTTTAATCCCATCTAGCTTGGCTTTTTCCAAGTCCAACTTGATAATCAAGTCATTCCCTTCATTATTCTGTTATTAAAAGGAGTCATTAGAAATAGctagggataaatatcaaatatttataattttctaatatGTAATTTGacacatgaattttatttttggtacaattatacacatgaaatttaaattatggtttatatgtatacatttaaagaactgaatacatatatttattttcatattgaattaatataattgtttgtcaATGTAATATATCAATCTAAGATGGTGTTAATTCGACAatgttattaataatttatgagaattaaattaaatcaaaattttatatataaaatcacaTAAAACTAAATTTCATGTATGACATACATATTAGATCAAAATGGATGTATAGTTTATCGCAAATAACTAACCCCTGAAATCTTTTTCAGTCATTGGCGCAAGGTTTTTACCTCATTGTCCGTGATCAAACAGTTTCCAACACTAATGTTACCTGCAAGATTAATCCAAAACAGTATGAAATAATTGACATAGTTATAAGGATCAATTTCGCAAATTACCAACATTGTAGAACATGGAAGTTGGGTGAAAACAAATGCTTAGGATCAACTTTCAAGCATAACTCGCATAAACAGTTCAAAGAATTCCTCAAACAATAAATTGAAATAAGTCTTGAACCCAAACCTTCAGATTCAGTCATTTTCTCGTCAAGTTTATTGTTGACCTGCAGGAGCTAATTATTAGAatttaagaataataaataaataaataatctatTTACAATGATTAGAAGCTACCCAAACACTCAGATAAGTAAAAAGATGTCATGAATTTATTAACCATTACAGATTGATTTATAAATAGGGTAATCCCTGAATATTTATCTGCATAAGggctctctctctcttttccattCTCAAGCAAAATCATGAATTAACCAGATCAGCTCGAAAAAGATATTTAAACTAATTTCATGTGGATCTCCCAGCAAACAGGAACTTAACTTTTACatgaattttcatattaaaaatctgcattcaaatattatattttatatgcaTGCTTATTGCCAAAGGGACATCAGTTTATTACTATGCCAAAGACCAAAAATGATACAAATTGTATGATACCTTAGAAACCAGTCTGTGTTGTCAAGAATTACTATATAACATACCATGTTATGTTACTTATTCAGTCAAGTCGGACTCACCAACATTAGCCAAAAgcttaaaaaaattgtataagaTGAAAGAGAGATGAGTATACTAGCTCTGTACTACAAGAATTGATTCTTATTCCTAAAACAAAGGAAAGCATAGAAGATGTAGTAATGTACCAAATCATGCTCTTCCATTTGTCTTCTATGTTTCTGAGATTTGACCCAGTCCTACGCACATATGAAGAGGATATCACCAACTGCATGCTGAAGAGCTAAATGCAAAACTCAGAAACCTAGAAGTGGATTCTGGAACTCAAAAGTCAAACCTGTTGTTGCTGCAATTTGCAAGAAAGATCCTCGACCACCTTGGAGTAGTAAGCACTGTTATCAGGATAAAGGAGATAGGGATTCATCACATAAAGCATGGAAGATAAATAAATCAAGCATATGAAAGTATGTGAGTATAAGTAATTGACAAGGTTCAGCCTAAAATCATTAAatcaagcatataaaagactgtAACATTAAATCAAGAACTGCAGCCATCCATCAGAACTACATGGTCCACTGACATTAATATGAGTCAAGCAAAGTCCTCAAATCCATAGCAAAAATAGAACCAAGTATTATGATTTCCATCATTGTGAAGGACTTAAGGCCTCATATGTTGAGCAACATGTCAATATATGTGACATTTCtccaaaaaaatgatcaagaaacGCACAATTTAAACATAGATAGCATGCTGACAAACAAGCTACACATCATCTTGGAGTTTAAGACAGTTTTCACATTCACAATATGAAACAGTGTAGATTAAATTGTTATAAGTTCACTTGAATTACCTCTTTTCTAGTAATTTGGAAGATAAACTGATTTTTTCATGTTGAATAAGCTCCAGTGTCTGTATGCAAGTCAGAGACAAAAATGATAAGCGAAGTGCTGGTAAAAAACATAATGGCAATAGGATACCTCATCTCAGTTGCAGAAATAAAGGTGAACATTTCAAATATGTATCCAACATACGCATTTGGGGTAAAAAGTTAAAGTTTGACATGCATATTGTTCTGGCCAGATTAGAGTTGTATTTGAAGTTCTGAGTTTGAGCCTGTTATTCAGTAAACAATTAGAACAGTAATCTCATTGGACCAGCATCTTACATTATGGCTATTCTCAAATTAGTTGCGTAAAGGTTTCCTTTCCTTCTTTGTTTAAAggtaaaaacatatatatatacacacagtAGAGATTCTCAGTCGGACATAGGCATAACAACGGGTTGAATTTAAACTTTTACAATATCTACATCTATATCTGCTTAATCGCTTTAGAAGCCATATCTATTTATATTCACATTAACTACATGTTGAATATCCGTAAATATTTGAATCCGCATTATCATTGCTATTCCTATATAGACTGATTTTTTGGGTTTAGTATATATAGCTTCTATTCTGGCTATGAGTTTTGCTTTCTTGTTCTTAGCAAAGTTCAAAACTGATGACCACATGAGAAGTCACTCATACAATTAAAGAGAGAGATAGAGAAATAACCTGGGCAAGTGTGGTTGAATCAGAGTCTAGAGAGGCTATTTTTCTCTGTTTCTCAATTATCAGCGAACATAATTGGCCCTTTGCTGTCAGCATCTTCTCGATATCTTCTATAAGTTGTTGTTTCATGGATTTTGCTGCAAATAGCAGAAAATACGGTAAGGTTTGAGATTAATAGAATGAaacaaatgattcaatacaaaaCATTGGATTATTTGAATTCAAAAGTAGagaaaatgagatatataatCCTTAAAAGCAAATATATTCAAAAACACTATACCTATCATTTCCctgatattttcttttcctttttttaatataCACACAAGAAAAGTAATTCAGTAGAGGAAAAATAAATAAGCTGTACACTCTTTCATACACAATTAATATTTAAACAAATCACTATTAAACTTGGCAATATAATTATACTCCTGCGCCTATAAAGTCATTGATCAAGAATACTGTGGTTATCAATATAAATCCAACTACTGAAACATTCTAACATagaacaaataattaaatattttaatttacttaaaattcgATTCATATTGTATTCTTGTACGATCCAAGTAAAAGATTATAAAGATcaaactaaatatatataaatgtatgaaaattaCAAAAAGTGCACAGTATTCCGGGCGAGCACGCgcattcatacatacatacatgaaaGGGAAACGAAAGCACAGTCAAGTTATTCTATATTCCCGCCGAATCGATtagcaaaataaggagaaaagaagaagaacaacAAGAAGAAAGTACCAGAAAGGATATCATTTTGCAAGGTTTGAATAGTAGTAAAGTGGATCTGCTCTTCAGCTGAAACGTTGGCGGCTTGATCCTCCACATCTGCCATTTTCCTTTCCACAAATTAACATTTccgagaaaataaaaattaaggaaCAAACAGAGTAAGAAAACTATCAAAGAAGAAAGAACCGTTGATCTGAGATCGGAGAGTTTTCATGTACTGCAAATACTCTTCCATTTTCTACTCGCGGCTTTGGTCTTCCTCGTCCAAATAAGAATTCGagcagttttttttttctttttgccttttAACAAATTGCTACGAGGCCGTGTCACAATGCCGTGAATGTTTTCGTTCGCGGtatcaaaaatttttaaaatctcttATATAGGtttctgaaaaaaaaagtttGCAGAAATTTATTAGGTAGGACTTTCTTATCACATAGTTAATGGTTACATCCAATTATTTAGTGCCATGGTTGATTGGATGGGATATTGCTCATGTGGTGGTGGGaaaggttttattttctttttataagtaTTATATACTACTTTTGAGATTTTTTATAGAATTCTATATGTATTTATGAGATTGagtatgaaattttatttacTCATTTTAAATTGAGTATTCTTTTTCCTCTCTTTCCTCTTAAGATTAAAAATCAtgtattttacatatttatattattgagtTATTGAGTTTCTGAAATAATGTAAAAAGAAGTGCTTTGAATCATTGCTATTTGACTGGAACCCATTCTAAAAGAGTTGAgtcattttaaattgtttgttGACACAGACAAAGTTAGATAAAACCTCTTTAAGTTATTTCAATATTggagttaataatttttttttattctttgagTTTGATTGGGCTAAGCAAATAGTTCAgatttttaatgttataaaaaTTGGAACGACTCAAATCGATTAGATGATACCAATTGAAGCTTTGGTTCAATTGATTGAACCATTATTTTTATCTTGGTTTTCGGTTTTTTACTAAAGTTAAAGTTTATTACAGATCTTTGTATTATATCATAAAGTTCATTTTAGTCATCCTGTTATTAAActaaatattgtatatttgaaaagtaaatattttaattCTTACACATTAACTTTATTCTTAATAGAATATCGTAATTTAATGGTGGTTGACGTGACATTAaatcaattattaaatttaaaaagctAAACAACAGCTTTTAAAAATGAATAgaggtaaaaaaattaattttgcttTTACCTCGAAATTGTTTTTGATTCTATTTGTTTTTGTTAAGTGGTTGTTATGCTTAAATTATTTAGAGTTTGATCcatatcatttcatttattttcaagaCTAGCGAACCTTTTAATATGATTTAATGACATATTAGCTACCATTAAGCCACAACATTCAGTTAATGACAAAGTTAATGTGTAGGGACTAGAATGTGAGCTTTTTAAACATTCAGAGATTAAAATATTTCTTTCAATAATAGAGGaactaaaatgaattttatgatatggTACAAAATATTAAAGTTAACTTATAGTTCAAaactgtttgatttatatatgattttatatcATATGTTTGATCCGACTACTATTCAGCTTAGTTCTAGCATCGTTGATTTGTTTAATTACACATAAATTTTAGTATCATAAAATGAATTGTACttggtctttatatttttaaaacgaataaaaagagtttttaagttttagaaaaaagtgaa contains:
- the LOC107928301 gene encoding probable carboxylesterase 18 → MSNNPTSNFQDVPWKHRFFSSMIGFAVNFSRRSDGTINRYIMNLFDFKAPPSQQLFDGVKTSDTVVDATRNLYFRLFLPSLNQDDDVPVIVYFHGGGFAYLSASSIPCDDFCRRLCKKTGAVIISVNYRLAPHKYPSQYDDGFDVLKFIDDKANTKNLPFNVNLKQRFIAGNSAGGNLAHHMAVKACEYGLRNVKLIGLIAIQPFFGGEERTESETRIVDAPIISVKGTDWLWKAFLPEGSDRNHPACNVFGPKSVHDISRLKFLATMVVVGGFDPMHDWQIRYYKGLKKCGKEACLIKYPHAFHTFYGVPELKETCLLMEAVKGFIERLINLNKEGCS
- the LOC107928280 gene encoding uncharacterized protein, producing the protein MEEYLQYMKTLRSQINDVEDQAANVSAEEQIHFTTIQTLQNDILSAKSMKQQLIEDIEKMLTAKGQLCSLIIEKQRKIASLDSDSTTLAQTLELIQHEKISLSSKLLEKSAYYSKVVEDLSCKLQQQQDWVKSQKHRRQMEEHDLVNNKLDEKMTESEGNISVGNCLITDNENNEGNDLIIKLDLEKAKLDGIKQMKAKLVRDNKKIKESIEQAKLGSNHFKPELLEISVMALEEEYKALLSDKDGETEYLCSLQDHLEQIKGISHVIKCACGEEYMLDLRA